In Schistocerca serialis cubense isolate TAMUIC-IGC-003099 chromosome 3, iqSchSeri2.2, whole genome shotgun sequence, the following proteins share a genomic window:
- the LOC126469553 gene encoding uncharacterized protein LOC126469553 isoform X2 has protein sequence MPPNKQPRRHVVRILSDNDASPFERPVMESVLDLPTVEATDCVDNVVNENYCVESMTHLSNAEAANCVENSAVASSVIDCGMQSKVGMEDKATEICNFFSDIVHELKRKLKCGREKLRRREKKVFSMDDIISSLKEEGHLPEKLHNFLNHQKGPQVELVCNLVSNSLSSKEAFYTVDERMVKNANR, from the exons atgccaccaaataaacagccacgacgacatgttgttaggattttgagtgacaacgatgcttctccatttgag cgtcctgtcatggaatccgtgctcgatttgcccactgtagaagctactgattgcgtggacaatgttgtcaatgagaattatTGCGTGGAAAGCATGacccatttatccaatgcagaagctgcgaattgtgtcgaaaac agtgcagttgcttcttcagtaattgattgtggtatgcAGTCGAAAGTAGgaatggaagacaaggcgaccgaaatttgcaattttttctcagacattgtgcacgaattaaaacgtaaactgaagtgcggccgtgaaaaacttcgaagaagagagaagaaagtgttttccatggatgacatcataagttcattgaaggaggaggggcatcttcctgagaagttacataacttcctcaatcatcagaaaggaccacaagtggaattagtgtgcaatttagtgagcAACTCTCTCtcatcaaagg AAGCATTTTACACCGTCGACGAGAGAATGGTCAAGAATGCTAACAGATGA
- the LOC126469553 gene encoding uncharacterized protein LOC126469553 isoform X1 codes for MPPNKQPRRHVVRILSDNDASPFERPVMESVLDLPTVEATDCVDNVVNENYCVESMTHLSNAEAANCVENSAVASSVIDCGMQSKVGMEDKATEICNFFSDIVHELKRKLKCGREKLRRREKKVFSMDDIISSLKEEGHLPEKLHNFLNHQKGPQVELVCNLVSNSLSSKGNRYTTNVKMFAMTVYFYSPAAYAYLQKLMPLPHKSLISKWVASVDCEPGLLKDVFKFIDLNQL; via the exons atgccaccaaataaacagccacgacgacatgttgttaggattttgagtgacaacgatgcttctccatttgag cgtcctgtcatggaatccgtgctcgatttgcccactgtagaagctactgattgcgtggacaatgttgtcaatgagaattatTGCGTGGAAAGCATGacccatttatccaatgcagaagctgcgaattgtgtcgaaaac agtgcagttgcttcttcagtaattgattgtggtatgcAGTCGAAAGTAGgaatggaagacaaggcgaccgaaatttgcaattttttctcagacattgtgcacgaattaaaacgtaaactgaagtgcggccgtgaaaaacttcgaagaagagagaagaaagtgttttccatggatgacatcataagttcattgaaggaggaggggcatcttcctgagaagttacataacttcctcaatcatcagaaaggaccacaagtggaattagtgtgcaatttagtgagcAACTCTCTCtcatcaaagggtaatagatacacaacaaatgtgaaaatgtttgcgatgactgtgtacttttattcaccagcagcatatgcatacctgcaaaaattaatgcctctgccccataaatcattgatttccaaatgggtggcaagtgtagactgtgaacctggcctcttaaaagatgtttttaagttcattgatttgaaccaattgtaa